In the Pseudomonadota bacterium genome, one interval contains:
- a CDS encoding PEP/pyruvate-binding domain-containing protein, whose protein sequence is MAEKWIYWLKEVGQEHNDIVGKKCANLGELTKAGFHVPPGFALGVDAYNRFMNETEATKRILKYLENFKADPNDLAETLKYEKASQDIREIVEMIKMPPDMEETVRNYYAELCRIAGVEKLYVATRSAGPASHPGQYETYLNVSGADDVVFNVVRVWSSTFNPRSIIARARLNLPLHYDPIGVAVLTMVDAKAAGVMFTINPVNGDVSKVTIEGSFGFGEAVVSGNVTPDRYLVDKVTLEIEEKVISDKGSEFVYNPETKEMEYIELPPDQRKVKCLEDREVIELTRLAKKVETHFGCPQDVEWSISRSLPFPESIFLVQTRPESVWGKKKKESVLGKKTGLELLLEKAITPTKVKI, encoded by the coding sequence ATGGCAGAAAAATGGATATACTGGTTAAAAGAGGTTGGGCAGGAACACAACGATATTGTTGGAAAAAAATGTGCCAACCTCGGAGAGTTGACGAAGGCAGGTTTTCACGTACCACCTGGTTTTGCCTTAGGTGTGGATGCATACAACAGATTTATGAACGAGACAGAAGCCACAAAACGTATATTGAAGTATTTAGAGAACTTTAAGGCTGATCCAAATGATTTAGCGGAGACCCTGAAATACGAAAAGGCATCCCAGGATATAAGGGAAATTGTTGAAATGATAAAAATGCCTCCTGATATGGAGGAGACCGTCAGGAACTACTATGCGGAACTGTGCAGGATTGCCGGGGTTGAAAAGTTATATGTGGCTACCCGTTCTGCAGGGCCTGCAAGCCATCCCGGTCAGTATGAGACATATTTGAATGTAAGTGGAGCAGATGATGTTGTTTTCAATGTGGTACGTGTATGGTCGAGTACGTTCAATCCCCGTTCTATTATTGCAAGGGCAAGGCTCAATTTACCATTGCATTATGACCCGATAGGAGTGGCTGTATTGACAATGGTCGATGCAAAGGCTGCCGGGGTTATGTTTACCATAAACCCTGTTAATGGTGATGTATCGAAAGTAACTATAGAAGGAAGTTTCGGTTTTGGTGAAGCTGTGGTTTCCGGAAATGTAACACCCGACAGGTATCTGGTTGACAAAGTTACTCTGGAGATTGAAGAAAAGGTTATTTCGGATAAAGGGAGCGAATTTGTCTATAACCCAGAGACCAAAGAGATGGAATATATAGAGCTGCCTCCAGATCAAAGGAAGGTTAAGTGTCTTGAAGATAGAGAAGTTATAGAGCTTACAAGGCTTGCGAAAAAGGTTGAAACACATTTCGGATGTCCTCAGGATGTAGAGTGGTCTATCTCGAGAAGTCTTCCATTTCCTGAGAGCATCTTTCTCGTACAGACTCGTCCTGAGAGCGTATGGGGCAAGAAGAAGAAGGAATCTGTGCTTGGTAAAAAGACTGGTTTGGAGCTGCTGCTTGAAAAGGCTATCACCCCTACTAAAGTTAAGATTTAG